In the genome of Deltaproteobacteria bacterium, one region contains:
- a CDS encoding MaoC family dehydratase, producing MSGIRAKTISGLKRGDVFIVSRTFGENEVKTFADITHDYNPVHFDDRFAEAKNFDGRICHGLLTGAMVTEIGGQIGWLATQMNFEFKKPVYFGDTITCRFLIADVDARGWARAEITMKNQDGLTVVEAWITGRLPGNRDIEVLEAMVAEGDPTNGLRGKRAEDQ from the coding sequence ATGTCCGGCATTCGTGCAAAAACAATCAGCGGCCTCAAGCGAGGCGACGTGTTTATCGTTTCCAGAACCTTCGGCGAAAATGAGGTGAAAACATTTGCCGATATCACCCACGACTACAACCCGGTCCACTTCGACGATCGCTTTGCCGAGGCCAAGAATTTCGACGGGCGCATCTGCCACGGCCTGCTGACGGGCGCCATGGTCACGGAAATCGGGGGGCAGATCGGGTGGCTGGCCACCCAGATGAACTTCGAGTTCAAAAAGCCGGTCTATTTCGGCGATACGATTACCTGCCGTTTCCTCATCGCCGACGTGGATGCGCGCGGATGGGCCCGGGCGGAGATAACCATGAAAAACCAGGACGGACTTACCGTGGTGGAAGCGTGGATTACCGGGCGGCTCCCGGGGAATCGAGACATCGAGGTGCTGGAGGCCATGGTGGCCGAGGGGGACCCCACCAACGGATTGAGAGGCAAGAGGGCTGAAGATCAGTAG